A genome region from Flavobacterium sp. CFS9 includes the following:
- the ilvD gene encoding dihydroxy-acid dehydratase, with translation MELNKYSKTITQDQTQPAAQAMLYGIGLTEEDLKKAQVGIVSMGYDGNTCNMHLNDLAKDVKKGVWDANLVGLIFNTIGVSDGISNGTEGMRYSLVSRDVIADSIETVAGAQWYDSIIAIPGCDKNMPGALIAMGRLNRPSLMVYGGSIHSGKWKGETLNIVSAFEALGKKVKNEITPDDFKGVIQNACPGAGACGGMYTANTMSSAIEALGMSLPYSSSNPALSQEKRDECLAAGKAIRTLLEKDIKPRDIMTRKAFENAITIVAVLGGSTNAVMHLIAMAHAVGIEITLDDFQAINDRTPVLADMKPSGKYMMEDIHAVGGIPSVMKYLLKVGLIHGDCLTVTGKTVAENLASTPDLQDGQEVIHEIQKALKPTGNIQVLYGNLASEGAVAKISGKEGEYFEGPAVVFEGEFEVIPGLEAGKIKPGNVVVIRYCGPKGGPGMPEMLKPTSAIIGAGLGSSCALITDGRFSGGSHGFVVGHITPEAYDGGGIALVKDGDLIAIDAVKNTINLKISDEEFKARKESWIQPPLKVDRGVLLKYARSVSSASTGCVTDK, from the coding sequence ATGGAATTAAATAAGTACAGCAAAACCATCACTCAAGATCAAACACAACCAGCAGCGCAAGCCATGTTGTACGGTATTGGTTTAACTGAAGAAGATTTGAAAAAAGCACAAGTAGGTATTGTGAGCATGGGTTATGATGGTAACACCTGCAACATGCACCTCAATGATTTAGCAAAAGACGTTAAAAAGGGTGTTTGGGATGCAAATCTGGTCGGACTTATTTTTAATACCATTGGTGTAAGTGACGGAATTTCAAACGGTACAGAGGGAATGCGATATTCCTTAGTTTCCAGAGATGTAATTGCCGATTCTATCGAAACAGTTGCAGGAGCACAATGGTACGACAGTATCATTGCAATTCCGGGCTGCGATAAAAATATGCCGGGTGCTTTGATCGCTATGGGACGTTTGAATCGCCCGTCTTTGATGGTGTACGGAGGATCTATCCATTCCGGAAAATGGAAAGGAGAAACACTGAATATTGTTTCAGCTTTTGAAGCTTTAGGAAAAAAAGTTAAAAATGAAATTACTCCGGATGATTTTAAAGGTGTTATTCAAAATGCTTGTCCGGGAGCTGGTGCCTGTGGTGGAATGTATACCGCAAACACTATGTCTTCAGCGATTGAAGCGTTGGGAATGAGTTTACCGTACAGTTCGTCAAATCCTGCTTTAAGTCAGGAAAAAAGAGACGAATGTCTTGCAGCCGGTAAAGCCATTAGAACATTATTGGAAAAAGATATTAAGCCAAGAGACATTATGACTCGTAAGGCCTTTGAAAATGCTATTACAATTGTAGCCGTTTTAGGAGGTTCAACCAACGCAGTAATGCATTTGATCGCTATGGCACATGCCGTTGGTATTGAAATTACACTTGATGATTTTCAGGCAATAAACGACAGAACTCCTGTACTTGCTGATATGAAACCAAGTGGTAAGTACATGATGGAAGATATTCATGCCGTTGGAGGTATTCCGTCAGTAATGAAATACTTGCTCAAAGTAGGACTAATTCATGGAGATTGCTTAACTGTAACCGGAAAAACAGTGGCTGAGAACTTAGCTTCTACTCCCGATTTACAAGACGGACAAGAAGTAATTCATGAAATACAAAAAGCTTTAAAACCTACCGGAAACATTCAGGTTTTATACGGAAATCTTGCTTCTGAAGGAGCTGTTGCCAAAATCAGCGGAAAAGAAGGAGAATACTTTGAAGGCCCGGCAGTAGTCTTTGAAGGTGAATTTGAAGTAATTCCAGGCCTTGAAGCCGGAAAAATTAAACCCGGTAATGTAGTCGTCATCAGGTATTGTGGACCAAAAGGTGGTCCGGGAATGCCTGAAATGCTAAAACCTACATCAGCCATTATTGGAGCGGGATTAGGAAGCAGCTGTGCTCTTATTACAGACGGCAGGTTTTCCGGAGGTTCACATGGCTTTGTGGTAGGACACATTACACCAGAGGCTTATGATGGCGGTGGTATTGCACTCGTAAAAGATGGCGATTTGATTGCTATTGATGCTGTAAAAAACACAATCAACCTCAAAATTTCCGACGAAGAATTTAAAGCTCGTAAAGAGAGCTGGATTCAGCCTCCTTTAAAAGTTGACAGAGGAGTTTTACTGAAATACGCCAGATCAGTCTCAAGCGCTTCAACAGGTTGCGTTACCGATAAATAA
- a CDS encoding 2-isopropylmalate synthase — protein sequence MNREKVQIFDTTLRDGEQVPGCKLDTKQKLVIAERLDKMGVDIIEAGFPVSSPGDFLSVSEICKIVENATVCGLTRAVKNDIDVAAAALKHAKKPRIHTGIGTSQSHILHKLNTTPEDIIARAKFAVAHAKSYVEDVEFYAEDAGRTDNAFLAKVCEEVIKSGATVLNIPDTTGYCLPEEYGAKIKYLKENVKGIENVTLSCHCHNDLGMATANSIAGAINGARQIECTINGIGERAGNTALEEVVMIFKQHPYLNLYTDINTKELNEMSRLVSESMGMIVQPNKAIVGANAFAHSSGIHQDGVIKNRATYEIMDPLDVGVNESSIILTARSGRAALAYRAKKVGYELTKVQLDIVYVEFLKFADIKKEILDTDIHQIIEAAKIQGELIRN from the coding sequence ATGAATAGAGAGAAAGTTCAAATTTTTGACACCACTTTGCGCGATGGAGAGCAGGTCCCGGGATGTAAGTTAGATACGAAACAAAAATTAGTTATCGCAGAACGACTTGATAAAATGGGAGTTGACATTATCGAAGCAGGTTTTCCAGTGTCAAGTCCAGGCGATTTTTTATCGGTTTCTGAGATTTGTAAAATTGTAGAAAATGCAACCGTATGCGGATTAACCAGAGCCGTTAAAAACGACATTGATGTTGCTGCAGCTGCCTTAAAGCATGCTAAGAAACCTAGAATCCATACTGGAATCGGAACCTCTCAATCTCATATACTCCACAAGCTAAACACAACACCGGAAGACATCATTGCAAGAGCAAAATTTGCTGTAGCACATGCCAAATCATATGTAGAAGATGTAGAATTCTATGCTGAAGATGCCGGAAGAACCGATAATGCCTTTCTCGCAAAAGTTTGCGAAGAAGTAATTAAATCAGGAGCAACAGTATTAAATATTCCCGACACAACAGGCTATTGTTTACCGGAAGAGTACGGAGCAAAAATCAAATACCTAAAAGAGAATGTAAAAGGAATTGAAAACGTAACCCTTTCCTGTCACTGTCACAATGATTTAGGAATGGCTACCGCAAACTCAATCGCGGGTGCCATCAACGGAGCTAGACAAATCGAATGTACTATAAATGGTATTGGAGAAAGAGCCGGAAATACAGCCTTAGAAGAAGTAGTAATGATCTTCAAACAGCATCCATACCTAAATCTATATACAGACATCAATACTAAAGAATTAAACGAAATGAGCCGTTTAGTTTCTGAAAGCATGGGAATGATTGTACAGCCAAATAAAGCTATCGTAGGAGCCAATGCTTTTGCGCACAGTTCAGGAATTCATCAGGACGGAGTAATTAAAAACAGAGCCACTTACGAAATCATGGACCCGCTGGATGTAGGAGTAAATGAGTCCTCTATTATATTGACAGCAAGAAGCGGAAGAGCTGCATTGGCTTACCGTGCTAAAAAAGTAGGTTACGAACTTACCAAAGTACAATTGGATATTGTATACGTTGAATTTTTAAAGTTCGCTGATATTAAAAAAGAAATTTTGGATACTGATATTCATCAAATTATCGAAGCAGCAAAAATTCAGGGAGAATTAATCAGAAACTAA
- the leuB gene encoding 3-isopropylmalate dehydrogenase, translated as MNLKIAVLPGDGIGPEVILQAKKALHAIGEVYNHEFVFEEALMGAIAIDKTGNPLPEQTLNLCLNTDAVLFGAIGDPKYDNNPSAKVRPEQGLLKLRKELGLFANIRPIKPYKSLIDASPLKREIIDGADFTIFRELTGGAYFGAKTLNEEGTHASDLCEYSEEEITRIAHLAFKSAQNRRKKLTMVDKANVLETSRLWRKVVQKVSQNYPDVALDFLFVDNAAMQLILNPKQFDVILTENLFGDILSDEASVITGSIGLLASASLGEKNALFEPIHGSYPQAKGKNIANPIASILSAAMLLEHFGLFKEAAMIYKAVEKAIEFKVVTVDLKPDSKFGTNEVGDFVSNFIFSKDDLLYFNNDNVHIGQSTIV; from the coding sequence ATGAATTTGAAAATAGCAGTTTTACCAGGAGACGGGATTGGACCAGAGGTAATTTTACAAGCCAAGAAAGCTTTACATGCTATTGGTGAGGTGTACAATCATGAATTTGTTTTTGAAGAGGCGCTCATGGGAGCCATTGCCATTGATAAAACAGGAAATCCTTTACCAGAACAGACATTAAATCTCTGTTTAAACACAGATGCTGTATTGTTTGGAGCAATTGGAGATCCTAAATACGATAATAATCCATCAGCAAAAGTACGTCCGGAGCAAGGATTATTGAAACTGCGTAAGGAACTGGGATTGTTTGCTAACATTCGCCCGATAAAGCCTTATAAATCACTTATTGATGCTTCTCCGTTAAAAAGAGAAATTATCGATGGTGCTGATTTTACTATTTTCAGAGAATTAACAGGAGGTGCATATTTTGGAGCTAAAACCTTAAATGAGGAAGGTACACACGCTTCAGATTTATGCGAATACTCAGAAGAAGAAATCACCAGAATTGCACATTTGGCTTTTAAATCGGCACAAAACCGACGTAAAAAACTAACGATGGTAGATAAAGCCAATGTTCTGGAAACTTCCCGTTTATGGAGAAAAGTCGTTCAGAAAGTTAGCCAGAATTATCCTGATGTGGCTTTAGACTTTTTGTTTGTAGATAACGCGGCCATGCAGTTGATTTTAAATCCAAAACAATTTGATGTGATTTTGACCGAAAATTTATTCGGAGATATACTGTCAGATGAAGCAAGTGTAATAACGGGATCTATTGGTTTATTAGCCTCAGCATCTCTAGGAGAGAAGAATGCTTTGTTTGAGCCAATCCATGGTTCATACCCTCAGGCGAAAGGAAAAAACATCGCCAATCCGATTGCTTCTATTTTATCAGCAGCAATGTTATTAGAACATTTTGGTCTGTTTAAAGAAGCTGCCATGATCTATAAAGCAGTCGAAAAAGCAATCGAATTTAAAGTAGTAACTGTCGATTTAAAACCGGATTCGAAGTTCGGTACAAACGAAGTAGGGGACTTTGTATCTAATTTTATCTTCAGTAAAGACGATTTACTCTATTTCAATAATGACAACGTTCATATTGGACAATCGACAATTGTTTAA